In one Capricornis sumatraensis isolate serow.1 chromosome 1, serow.2, whole genome shotgun sequence genomic region, the following are encoded:
- the BTLA gene encoding B- and T-lymphocyte attenuator gives MKTSLTVLGTGKLFWGFFLILHAGIWSINGDKSCDIQLYIKKYSMYVVSSGDPFELECPMKYCANRPAVTWCKLEGNNCLHLGDRLQGSMGWEERKLISVFILHFNQVLASDSGSYRCFVNSSSGFIESHSVTINVTDTKNASRPLSKEEMVDRQWILYSLLPLGALPLLITCFYLFCCLRRHRGRQKKLSNSTGRDTNLVDVPQFFRSEPTEVNIMESSQTLHLETGIYDNDPWFRVRRESGVYFNRSLEENKQGIVYASLKHSVIGMNPRQATNVQEAPTEYATICVRS, from the exons ATGAAGACATCACTCACTGTGCTTGGAACTGGGAAATTGTTCTGGGGCTTCTTCCTAATTCTTCATGCAGGCATTTGGAGTATCAATG gAGACAAGTCATGTGATATACAACTTTACATTAAGAAATATTCCATGTATGTTGTATCATCAGGGGACCCATTTGAACTGGAATGCCCTATGAAATATTGTGCTAATAGACCTGCTGTGACCTGGTGCAAGCTTGAAGGAAACAATTGTTTACATCTTGGTGACAGACTTCAGGGGTCTATGGGTTGGGAAGAAAGGAAgcttatttcagtttttattttgcattttaatcaAGTGCTTGCTAGTGACAGTGGCTCATACCGCTGTTTTGTGAACTCTTCATCTGGATTCATTGAAAGCCACTCAGTTACCATTAATGTGACAG ATACAAAGAATGCCTCAAGACCGCTCTCCAAGGAAGAGATGGTAGACCGACAATGGATCCTTTATAGTTTGCTTCCTTTGGGGGCTTTACCTCTGCTTATTACCTGTTTCTACCTATTCTGCTGCCTTAGAAGGCACCGAG GGAGACAAAAGAAGCTTTCTAATTCAACAGGAAGGGATACTAACCTG gtTGATGTCCCCCAGTTCTTTAGGAGTGAGCCGACTGAAGTCAACATCATGGAAAGTTCCCAAACATTGCATTTGGAAACTGGAATTTATGATAACGACCCCTGGTTTAGGGTCCGGAGAGAGTCTGGGGTTTATTTTAACCGAAGTCTGGAAGAAAACAAACAGGGCATTGTTTATGCTTCCCTGAAGCATTCAGTCATTGGAATGAACCCAAGACAGGCAACAAATGTGCAAGAAGCACCTACGGAGTATGCAACCATATGTGTGAGGAGTTAA